A stretch of the Geovibrio thiophilus genome encodes the following:
- a CDS encoding sensor histidine kinase yields the protein MKNDLLEVLVEISEKMNSIFDVNDLLPSIISIAREYLGVKRSSLMLIHGNRLSISAHSGFEIDPHNIEIALGEGIAGKVAETGMETVVNLSEESREEMGYRASSFMSVPVKTNNKVIGVLNLTDKEHDYFTEDDVRIARYIASQCALGIERFNLVRDMRKSENLRIIGMLNSSIAHDIKNLLNIVQSYLELIDITELDGEVADYIESIHSEVKRIHGLTLDLLDFSRQKVSINLVRFRVSELFNDLRKQFRVLTRDTAVEVEFINNGDPELWLDREKIFRMLFNLIANAVDVLGDKGTVRISACAAGGCCEFDIYDNGRGIPQDTINKIFDPFFTSGKIKGTGLGLAIVKMIVEAHSGFICVDSKPDEYTVFKVRVPLRYEPT from the coding sequence TTGAAGAACGATTTGCTGGAAGTTCTTGTAGAAATTTCCGAGAAAATGAACAGCATTTTCGACGTGAATGATCTTCTTCCCTCTATTATTTCCATTGCAAGGGAATATCTCGGAGTGAAGCGGTCATCCCTTATGCTTATCCACGGAAACAGGCTGAGCATTTCCGCCCATTCCGGTTTTGAGATTGATCCGCACAACATAGAAATAGCTCTCGGTGAAGGCATAGCTGGAAAAGTTGCTGAAACAGGCATGGAAACAGTAGTTAACCTCTCGGAGGAATCCCGTGAGGAGATGGGCTACAGAGCTTCCTCATTCATGTCGGTTCCGGTGAAAACCAACAATAAAGTCATCGGCGTTCTGAACCTGACGGACAAGGAACACGATTACTTCACGGAGGACGATGTGCGCATAGCTCGCTACATAGCCTCACAGTGCGCTCTGGGCATAGAGCGCTTCAACCTCGTGCGGGACATGCGCAAGAGCGAGAACCTGCGGATTATCGGCATGCTGAACAGCTCCATAGCTCATGATATAAAAAATCTGCTTAATATAGTGCAGAGTTACCTTGAGCTCATAGATATAACAGAGCTGGACGGCGAGGTGGCTGATTATATAGAGTCCATCCACTCTGAGGTTAAGAGGATACACGGACTCACACTTGATCTGCTCGATTTTTCCAGACAGAAGGTATCCATAAATCTTGTCCGGTTCCGTGTTTCAGAACTGTTTAACGATCTCAGAAAGCAGTTCCGTGTCCTCACCAGAGATACGGCGGTGGAGGTTGAGTTCATAAATAACGGCGATCCCGAACTGTGGCTTGACAGAGAAAAGATATTCAGGATGCTGTTTAATCTCATAGCGAACGCGGTGGATGTTCTGGGAGATAAAGGAACTGTGCGGATAAGCGCCTGCGCTGCGGGCGGCTGCTGCGAATTTGATATATATGATAACGGAAGAGGCATTCCGCAGGATACAATAAACAAGATATTCGACCCGTTTTTTACATCGGGGAAAATAAAAGGAACAGGACTGGGACTGGCAATCGTTAAAATGATTGTGGAAGCCCACTCCGGCTTTATATGCGTTGATTCTAAACCGGATGAATACACGGTTTTCAAGGTCAGGGTGCCGTTGCGATATGAACCTACTTAA
- a CDS encoding DUF342 domain-containing protein, protein MNLLKNHTQKNETEFKYLLSQKYDLTPADYVLTREEGVITAKITTMDSADSIVEISVTPDGLRAYISLYPAVNEGETYTLDRIMNLIAENGISVNLKTEVIKQAFEIYSEGGIIENMLFAEGIKPINGSDAQVMLNFDPVNSQPRLLKNGRVDYKNIDNIRLTRKGDLLLTKRPFTNGVKGLTVKNEEIPAEKGNDIKLILDEGITTDENEKEYYATVDGCVTFHSNKLGVSPIFSVPGNVDYSTGNIVFNGVVHIRGDVLSGFSVKAEKDIMVDGIVQDATMAAGGSIVIKTGIKGEVSNNIAAAGDVTVGYAEKGNIAARGNVEILKYVYNTNIKAGGYIQATGAPGIIAGGKIMAFSEINLNQSGTKGNSSFLMCVGTKYYFEDELKILQDNKDKYIQNLEKVDEFLSKLDTSNKEILKNPKVKQLLVLRKQVMDNMTKTEEQIQKLIKSAHHRKPRIKVNGIMFEGLDVQIFREKITMREKKEKVVFIYDEKYERIISVSLDDKAQYE, encoded by the coding sequence ATGAACCTACTTAAAAATCACACACAAAAGAATGAGACTGAGTTCAAATACCTCCTCTCGCAGAAGTATGATCTGACTCCCGCCGATTATGTGCTTACACGGGAGGAGGGAGTAATCACCGCAAAAATAACCACGATGGATTCAGCGGATTCAATTGTGGAAATAAGCGTCACTCCGGACGGGCTGCGCGCTTACATATCCCTTTATCCTGCGGTAAATGAAGGTGAAACCTATACTCTTGACCGCATAATGAACCTTATTGCCGAAAACGGCATAAGCGTCAACCTCAAAACAGAGGTAATAAAGCAGGCTTTTGAGATCTATTCCGAAGGCGGAATTATCGAAAACATGCTTTTTGCGGAGGGAATCAAACCAATAAACGGTTCAGACGCTCAGGTAATGCTCAATTTCGATCCGGTGAACAGCCAGCCGCGCCTGCTGAAAAACGGGCGTGTGGACTACAAAAATATTGATAATATACGCCTTACCCGCAAAGGGGATCTGCTGCTCACCAAGCGCCCCTTCACCAACGGGGTAAAAGGGCTCACGGTGAAAAACGAAGAGATACCCGCGGAAAAAGGAAATGACATTAAGCTCATCCTTGACGAAGGCATCACCACGGACGAAAATGAAAAGGAATACTACGCAACTGTCGACGGCTGCGTCACTTTCCACAGTAACAAGCTCGGAGTAAGCCCGATATTCAGCGTACCCGGCAATGTGGACTACTCCACTGGAAACATTGTGTTCAACGGTGTTGTGCATATCAGGGGCGATGTTCTGAGCGGCTTCTCAGTAAAGGCCGAAAAGGACATAATGGTGGACGGCATAGTGCAGGACGCCACAATGGCGGCGGGCGGCAGTATAGTGATCAAAACAGGTATCAAAGGCGAAGTCAGCAACAACATTGCCGCTGCCGGAGACGTGACAGTGGGCTATGCGGAGAAAGGGAACATTGCCGCCAGAGGCAATGTGGAGATACTGAAATACGTTTACAACACCAATATAAAAGCAGGCGGATACATTCAGGCGACCGGAGCCCCGGGTATTATAGCAGGCGGAAAGATCATGGCTTTTTCCGAAATCAACCTCAACCAGTCTGGCACAAAGGGGAACAGCAGCTTCCTCATGTGTGTCGGAACAAAGTATTACTTTGAGGATGAGCTGAAAATTCTTCAGGATAACAAAGATAAATACATTCAGAATCTGGAAAAGGTTGACGAATTCCTCAGTAAGCTCGATACTTCCAACAAGGAAATTTTGAAAAACCCCAAGGTGAAGCAGCTTCTCGTCCTGCGCAAGCAGGTCATGGACAATATGACGAAAACCGAGGAACAGATCCAGAAACTTATAAAATCAGCCCACCACCGCAAGCCTAGGATAAAGGTTAACGGAATAATGTTTGAAGGGCTGGATGTTCAGATTTTCAGAGAAAAAATAACCATGAGAGAAAAAAAAGAGAAGGTTGTCTTCATCTATGATGAAAAATATGAAAGGATAATCTCGGTATCGCTGGATGACAAAGCACAGTACGAATGA
- the uvrA gene encoding excinuclease ABC subunit UvrA, which yields MTKHSTNDNIIIKGARQHNLKNIDLEIPKNKLVVITGVSGSGKSTLAFDTLYAEGQRRYVESLSAYARQFLELMEKPDVDSIDFLSPAISIEQKSISKNPRSTVGTITEIYDYMRLLYARVGDVHCPSCGKRVESYSVQQIVDYITSHEDEARVEIYSPIVRGKKGEYKKVFEKLLKDGFVRVLVDGEQRRLEEEIELDKKIKHSISVSIDRLKLKDGLQRRLADSVETALKLSEGLAEIDVDGETRLFSEKFACPECNISIEEIEPRSFSFNNPFGACPECEGLGEKSVFDMDAVVPDPSLSIREGALKPWEQFDNFHHYNTLVAISQQFGIDMNMPFAKLTDAEKEIMLNGTDTPLKLETFRGEKKVQYEKKFDGVVGWLREKLYSDNMTDRETARRFMSSMDCPECKGARLKPTSLAVTVGGKNIYDTSELNIAEALDFFDNLYFEGFKKEVADKINTEIRRRLSFLKDVGLEYITLSRKSSTLSGGEAQRIRLATQIGSGLTGVLYVLDEPSIGLHQRDNDMLIATLKNLRDIGNSVLVVEHDEDTIAACDHVIDMGPGAGRKGGYIVFSGRPEEIRHCEASLTGAYLSGVKEIEIPKRKKPDKKRTLALKGAAEHNLKGIDIEIPLGLMVCVTGVSGSGKSTLIMDTLYPALMKRLHGTGMRGGVFTELSGAEHIDKVIDIDQSPIGRTPRSNPSTYTGIFTDMRDLFAQTPDAKKRGYKAGRFSFNVRYGRCETCQGEGYIKIEMHFLPDMYVKCDACGGKRYNRDTLDIRYKDKNISDVLDMTVNQAFEFFENVPKLKNKLEVLVNVGLGYIKLGQPATTLSGGEAQRVKLAKELMKRPTGKTVYIFDEPTTGLHFDDINKLVKIFRALTESGNTVIIIEHNLDVIKCADHIIDLGPEGGDGGGTIIFKGTPEKCAECAESYTGRYLKRKL from the coding sequence ATGACAAAGCACAGTACGAATGACAACATAATCATCAAAGGTGCAAGGCAGCACAACCTCAAAAACATTGATCTTGAAATCCCGAAAAACAAATTGGTGGTCATAACCGGAGTCAGCGGCTCCGGCAAGTCCACCCTTGCCTTTGACACCCTCTACGCAGAGGGACAGAGGAGATACGTGGAATCACTCTCAGCGTACGCTAGGCAGTTCCTTGAGCTCATGGAAAAGCCGGATGTGGATTCCATAGACTTTCTCTCCCCCGCCATAAGCATCGAACAGAAATCCATAAGCAAGAACCCCCGCTCCACTGTGGGAACAATTACGGAAATATACGACTACATGCGTCTGCTTTATGCCAGAGTGGGTGACGTACACTGCCCCTCCTGCGGCAAAAGGGTTGAAAGCTACTCCGTTCAGCAGATAGTGGACTACATCACATCACATGAGGATGAGGCTAGGGTGGAGATTTACTCCCCGATAGTCAGGGGCAAGAAGGGCGAATATAAAAAGGTCTTTGAAAAACTTCTCAAGGACGGCTTCGTCCGTGTCCTAGTGGACGGCGAACAGAGGCGCCTTGAGGAAGAGATAGAGCTCGATAAAAAGATAAAGCACTCAATCAGCGTCTCCATAGACAGGCTTAAGCTGAAGGACGGTCTCCAGCGGAGGCTGGCGGATTCGGTGGAAACCGCTCTGAAGCTCTCCGAAGGACTGGCGGAAATAGACGTTGACGGCGAAACCCGCCTCTTTTCCGAGAAGTTCGCCTGTCCTGAATGCAATATAAGCATAGAAGAGATTGAACCCCGCAGCTTTTCCTTCAACAACCCCTTCGGCGCCTGCCCCGAGTGCGAAGGACTGGGTGAAAAATCCGTATTCGATATGGACGCTGTAGTCCCTGACCCTTCGTTAAGCATAAGGGAAGGAGCACTCAAGCCGTGGGAGCAGTTTGACAATTTCCACCATTACAATACCCTTGTAGCCATCTCACAGCAGTTCGGCATAGACATGAACATGCCCTTTGCCAAGCTCACGGACGCAGAGAAAGAGATCATGCTCAACGGAACCGACACTCCCCTTAAGCTTGAGACCTTCAGAGGCGAAAAGAAAGTTCAGTACGAGAAAAAGTTCGACGGCGTGGTGGGCTGGCTCCGAGAAAAGCTTTACTCGGACAACATGACGGACAGGGAAACGGCCAGACGGTTCATGTCCTCCATGGACTGCCCCGAATGCAAAGGAGCCAGACTCAAGCCCACAAGCCTCGCCGTAACAGTGGGCGGCAAAAACATCTACGACACTTCCGAACTCAATATAGCCGAAGCGCTGGACTTCTTTGACAACCTTTACTTTGAAGGCTTCAAGAAGGAAGTTGCTGACAAGATAAATACGGAGATCAGGCGCCGCCTCAGCTTTCTGAAGGATGTGGGGCTTGAATACATCACACTTTCCAGAAAATCATCCACGCTTTCCGGCGGAGAAGCCCAGAGGATAAGACTCGCCACACAGATAGGCTCGGGGCTGACAGGGGTGCTCTATGTGCTGGATGAGCCCTCCATCGGTCTGCATCAGCGGGACAACGATATGCTGATCGCGACCTTGAAAAACCTGCGGGACATAGGCAACTCTGTCCTCGTAGTGGAGCATGATGAGGACACAATCGCCGCCTGCGACCATGTTATAGACATGGGACCCGGAGCCGGACGCAAGGGCGGATACATAGTCTTCAGCGGCAGACCGGAAGAAATACGCCACTGCGAAGCATCCCTCACCGGAGCTTATCTCAGCGGCGTTAAAGAAATAGAAATCCCCAAGCGTAAAAAGCCTGACAAGAAGCGCACTCTCGCCCTGAAAGGCGCGGCGGAACACAACCTCAAGGGGATAGATATTGAAATACCCCTCGGGCTGATGGTCTGTGTGACAGGGGTTAGCGGTTCGGGCAAATCCACACTTATAATGGACACCCTGTACCCTGCCCTCATGAAGCGTCTCCACGGAACGGGGATGAGAGGCGGAGTTTTTACCGAACTCAGCGGCGCCGAACATATCGATAAGGTAATAGATATAGACCAGAGCCCCATAGGACGCACGCCGCGCTCGAACCCTTCAACCTATACAGGGATTTTCACGGATATGCGCGATCTCTTCGCCCAGACTCCGGACGCGAAAAAGCGCGGCTACAAGGCGGGCAGGTTCAGCTTCAACGTTCGCTACGGACGCTGCGAAACCTGTCAGGGTGAAGGATATATCAAGATTGAGATGCACTTTCTGCCGGATATGTACGTGAAGTGCGATGCCTGCGGCGGAAAAAGATACAACCGTGACACGCTGGACATACGCTACAAAGACAAGAATATATCAGATGTACTTGACATGACGGTGAATCAGGCATTTGAGTTTTTTGAAAACGTGCCGAAATTAAAGAATAAACTCGAAGTGCTCGTAAATGTCGGTCTGGGCTATATCAAACTCGGTCAGCCCGCCACTACTCTTTCCGGCGGTGAAGCTCAGAGGGTGAAGCTCGCGAAGGAGCTTATGAAGCGCCCAACGGGTAAAACAGTTTATATTTTTGATGAACCTACAACAGGGCTTCATTTCGATGACATAAATAAGCTTGTGAAAATTTTCAGGGCTTTGACCGAAAGCGGAAATACTGTTATTATCATTGAGCACAACCTTGACGTTATCAAATGTGCCGACCATATAATCGACCTCGGACCCGAAGGCGGCGACGGGGGGGGAACAATAATTTTTAAAGGTACGCCCGAAAAGTGCGCCGAATGCGCCGAATCCTACACGGGAAGATACCTGAAAAGGAAACTGTAG
- a CDS encoding N-acetylmuramoyl-L-alanine amidase codes for MKKKTLLLILILIASFASAFAEELIDKYNSAKNDLAYIEKSSKVTRKSYENVADSFFQIYSQQPSGALADDALHYTAQTYYRSYKRFNVKDDMLKTIRNLNLLAINYNTRLASLAYIQLADIYIASRDYSSARFTLNKMLIKFPKSEDTPAAKKKLEQINDLIAAAERKERSLTPPPAPRALASLPEENLPPAVPELKPDPASAANAAEPAVKSTDSFYADQVASDIKTGENYYGVKAGGTSDKVVKSIRHFAASDYTRVVIDLNKPTEFMKHWLRENPEFNKPPRLFIDLQTDSIDSSIPKEIDIKDGLLRSVRWAPNRPGVTRIVLDSDNVKDFTVFAMSNPDRIVIDVSNQGIDNKQPETLKTAERNITNDRDLSKATLASVFGLKVRRIVIDAGHGGKDPGASYYGLKEKDIVLDIALELEKLFKQNTDLDVHLTRRTDVFIPLEERTAIANRLKADIFVSVHVNASRNKNSSGLETFVLNVTKDQSALEVAAAENMATEKSMSDLQGILKDIMLNSKLEESLLLAAKAQESLTQSVYGTANHRNNRGVKQAPFYVLVGAKMPSILVEAGFVSNRVEADMLKSNAHRKKIAYGIFQGLQNYIELHK; via the coding sequence GTGAAGAAAAAAACTCTCTTACTGATTTTAATCCTGATTGCGTCTTTTGCCTCTGCCTTTGCGGAGGAGCTTATCGACAAATATAACTCAGCAAAGAACGACCTCGCTTACATAGAGAAATCATCCAAAGTCACACGCAAATCATACGAAAATGTGGCGGATAGTTTTTTTCAGATATATTCCCAGCAGCCCTCGGGCGCTCTGGCTGACGATGCTCTGCACTATACTGCGCAGACCTACTACAGAAGCTACAAACGCTTCAATGTAAAAGACGACATGCTGAAAACCATCAGAAACCTCAATCTCCTTGCGATAAACTACAACACAAGGTTGGCATCCCTTGCGTATATTCAGCTTGCGGACATCTACATAGCAAGCAGAGACTACTCTTCGGCAAGGTTCACTCTGAACAAAATGCTCATCAAATTCCCGAAATCCGAAGATACTCCGGCGGCGAAAAAGAAGCTGGAGCAGATAAACGACCTCATAGCTGCGGCGGAAAGAAAAGAACGCTCACTGACCCCGCCCCCTGCTCCCCGCGCCTTGGCTTCCCTGCCGGAGGAGAATCTGCCTCCCGCAGTGCCTGAGCTTAAGCCTGATCCCGCTTCAGCGGCGAATGCTGCTGAGCCTGCGGTTAAAAGCACGGACAGCTTCTACGCAGATCAGGTTGCGTCCGATATTAAAACCGGCGAAAACTACTACGGTGTGAAAGCCGGCGGAACCAGCGACAAGGTGGTTAAAAGCATACGCCATTTCGCCGCCAGCGATTATACAAGGGTGGTAATCGACCTCAACAAGCCCACCGAATTCATGAAGCACTGGCTCAGGGAAAACCCTGAATTCAATAAACCGCCGAGGCTGTTTATCGACCTCCAGACAGATTCCATCGACTCCTCAATACCCAAGGAAATTGATATTAAGGACGGTCTGCTCCGCTCGGTGCGCTGGGCTCCGAACCGCCCGGGTGTAACACGCATAGTTCTGGACAGTGACAATGTTAAGGACTTCACCGTATTTGCCATGAGCAACCCCGACAGAATAGTAATAGACGTAAGCAATCAGGGTATAGATAATAAACAGCCGGAAACACTGAAAACGGCGGAGAGAAACATAACCAACGACAGGGATCTCTCAAAAGCGACTTTGGCAAGCGTTTTCGGTCTTAAGGTGCGCCGCATAGTAATAGATGCCGGACACGGCGGAAAAGACCCCGGCGCCTCATACTACGGGCTTAAGGAAAAGGATATTGTTCTTGATATAGCCCTTGAGCTTGAGAAGCTGTTCAAGCAGAACACCGATCTTGACGTTCACCTTACAAGAAGAACGGATGTGTTCATCCCCCTTGAGGAGAGAACCGCAATAGCAAACAGACTCAAGGCGGATATTTTCGTATCTGTTCACGTCAACGCCAGCAGAAACAAAAACAGCAGCGGGCTTGAAACCTTCGTGCTTAACGTAACCAAGGATCAGTCGGCTCTGGAAGTAGCGGCGGCGGAAAACATGGCAACGGAAAAATCCATGAGTGATCTTCAGGGAATCCTCAAAGATATAATGCTGAACTCCAAGCTTGAGGAATCGCTCCTTCTCGCAGCCAAGGCTCAGGAATCCCTTACCCAGTCGGTATACGGAACAGCGAACCACAGGAATAACAGAGGAGTCAAGCAGGCTCCGTTCTACGTGCTCGTGGGCGCTAAAATGCCTTCCATACTGGTGGAGGCGGGATTTGTTTCAAACAGAGTTGAGGCGGACATGCTGAAAAGCAACGCACACAGAAAGAAAATCGCCTACGGTATTTTTCAGGGTCTGCAAAATTATATAGAACTGCATAAATAA
- the groES gene encoding co-chaperone GroES: protein MAQIKPLQDRVLVKRFKGEEKTASGIIIPDSAKEKPMEGEVIATGPGKYLDNGNKVELTVKAGDKVLFSKYAGTEVKLGDEEYLIMREDDILGILN from the coding sequence ATGGCACAGATTAAGCCGCTTCAGGACAGAGTTCTCGTTAAACGCTTCAAAGGCGAAGAGAAAACTGCCTCAGGAATCATCATTCCCGACAGTGCAAAGGAAAAACCCATGGAAGGCGAAGTTATCGCTACGGGCCCCGGCAAGTACCTTGACAACGGAAACAAGGTTGAGCTCACGGTTAAAGCGGGCGACAAGGTTCTGTTCAGCAAATATGCGGGAACAGAAGTTAAACTCGGCGATGAAGAGTACCTTATCATGCGTGAGGATGACATCCTCGGCATCCTTAACTAA
- the groL gene encoding chaperonin GroEL (60 kDa chaperone family; promotes refolding of misfolded polypeptides especially under stressful conditions; forms two stacked rings of heptamers to form a barrel-shaped 14mer; ends can be capped by GroES; misfolded proteins enter the barrel where they are refolded when GroES binds), producing the protein MAKKIVFGEEARRAIGRGVDKLADAVKVTLGPKGRNVVIEKKFGSPLVTKDGVSVAKEIELEDPLENLGAQMVKEVASKTSDIAGDGTTTATVLAQAIYREGMKNVVAGANPMELKRGLDKAVTAVIGELKKISKPIADKKEIEQVGTISANNDKEIGGIIAEAMERVGKDGVITIEENKSTDTVLDVVEGMQFDRGYLSPYFVTNPENMEASLDNPYILIYEKKISNMKEILPVLEQLAKQNAPFLIIAEDVEGEALATLVVNKLRGTLNCCAVKAPGFGDRRKEMLKDIAVLTGGQVISEDLGIKIDTVTLADLGRAKKIVIDKENTTIVEGAGKTEDIHARVNQIKKQSEDTTSDYDREKLQERLAKLIGGVAVIKVGAATETEMKEKKARVEDALNATKAAVEEGIVPGGGVALIKALKAVESMALDGDEQIGVELVRKALEFPLRQIVANAGFEPSIIVNEIKNNPSNNYGFNAYTEQYTDMLADGVIDPTKVTRSALQNAASVASLMLTTEALITEIPEKKEAMGGGMPDMGGMGGMGGMM; encoded by the coding sequence ATGGCTAAGAAAATAGTTTTCGGCGAAGAGGCAAGACGCGCCATCGGACGCGGCGTAGACAAACTCGCAGACGCAGTTAAAGTTACACTCGGACCCAAAGGAAGAAACGTTGTAATAGAAAAAAAATTCGGCTCACCCCTTGTTACCAAGGATGGTGTTTCCGTCGCTAAAGAAATCGAGCTTGAAGACCCGCTTGAAAACCTCGGCGCGCAGATGGTTAAGGAAGTAGCTTCCAAAACTTCCGACATCGCAGGCGACGGTACAACAACAGCCACTGTTCTTGCTCAGGCTATCTACAGAGAAGGCATGAAAAACGTTGTGGCAGGCGCTAACCCCATGGAACTCAAAAGAGGTCTTGATAAAGCGGTTACGGCTGTTATCGGCGAGCTTAAAAAAATCTCCAAGCCCATAGCGGATAAAAAAGAGATAGAACAGGTCGGCACTATTTCCGCCAACAACGACAAAGAAATCGGCGGAATCATAGCTGAGGCTATGGAAAGAGTCGGCAAAGACGGCGTTATCACAATCGAAGAAAACAAATCAACAGACACGGTTCTTGATGTGGTTGAAGGCATGCAGTTCGACAGAGGCTACCTCTCTCCCTACTTCGTGACTAACCCTGAGAACATGGAAGCTTCTCTTGATAACCCCTACATACTTATATACGAGAAGAAAATCTCCAACATGAAAGAGATCCTTCCCGTTCTTGAGCAGCTTGCGAAACAGAACGCACCTTTCCTTATCATCGCTGAAGATGTTGAAGGCGAAGCCCTCGCGACACTTGTTGTAAACAAGCTCCGCGGCACACTTAACTGCTGCGCAGTTAAGGCTCCCGGCTTCGGCGACAGAAGAAAGGAAATGCTGAAAGACATCGCTGTTCTTACTGGCGGTCAGGTTATCAGCGAAGACCTCGGTATTAAAATCGACACTGTTACACTCGCTGACCTCGGACGCGCTAAAAAAATCGTTATCGACAAAGAGAACACCACAATCGTTGAAGGCGCCGGCAAAACTGAAGACATTCATGCGCGTGTCAACCAGATCAAAAAACAGTCCGAAGACACCACAAGCGACTACGACAGAGAAAAACTTCAGGAAAGACTTGCTAAGCTCATCGGCGGCGTGGCGGTTATCAAAGTGGGCGCTGCTACCGAAACTGAGATGAAAGAGAAAAAAGCCAGAGTGGAGGATGCCCTCAACGCTACAAAAGCGGCAGTTGAGGAAGGCATAGTCCCCGGAGGCGGCGTTGCTCTCATTAAGGCTCTTAAAGCTGTTGAGTCAATGGCTCTTGACGGCGACGAGCAGATCGGCGTTGAACTCGTTAGAAAAGCTCTTGAGTTCCCCCTGAGGCAAATCGTTGCGAACGCAGGCTTCGAGCCCTCAATCATCGTTAACGAAATTAAAAACAACCCCAGCAACAACTACGGCTTCAACGCATACACCGAGCAGTACACTGATATGCTCGCTGACGGCGTTATCGACCCCACAAAGGTCACAAGAAGCGCACTCCAGAACGCCGCATCTGTTGCCAGCCTTATGCTTACTACCGAGGCTCTCATCACTGAGATCCCCGAGAAAAAAGAAGCCATGGGCGGCGGCATGCCTGATATGGGCGGAATGGGCGGAATGGGCGGCATGATGTAA
- a CDS encoding death-on-curing protein, whose translation MKNKVEIYKSGDSSEIRVQFDDNTVWLNQEQLSELFGRDRTVISRHIKNIFNEGELDKNVVSADFAYTH comes from the coding sequence ATGAAAAATAAAGTTGAGATTTATAAATCCGGTGATTCATCTGAAATCAGAGTGCAGTTTGATGATAATACCGTATGGCTCAACCAAGAACAGTTGTCAGAACTGTTTGGACGAGACAGAACCGTTATTTCCCGCCACATCAAAAATATTTTCAATGAAGGTGAGTTAGATAAAAATGTGGTAAGTGCAGATTTTGCATACACCCATTAG